One window from the genome of Salvia miltiorrhiza cultivar Shanhuang (shh) chromosome 7, IMPLAD_Smil_shh, whole genome shotgun sequence encodes:
- the LOC130991360 gene encoding putative calcium-transporting ATPase 13, plasma membrane-type isoform X1, whose amino-acid sequence MHQRPVSLPESAPEEDSSGGVELAPMLRKRHVRWQKLSIVLRSSRAFYQARKYQDAFFTTFSRSPSYTTIDVEEEQESFSRIDVARLSKLVRERNHEQLARFGGVRGLASELKTDVDKGIESEAEAVSLRRRTFGPNTIQMPSPKMLRIVLESFKDPILVVLFLAASLSMGFGIRKGLNGVIDGLSIYVSILLVVAAISFSNIWPTRQLHTLSKSNILTDTTTLVIRDETEQQIPANEAVVGDLIHLQIGDQVPADGLYIKGNSFQVNAEIRPDYDNPFLLAGSRVTNGDARMLVTAVGTDTKWAEMMSPAEDKTPLQVKLHELTQNIAKIGLGVASIVLVIQLIKYFTGKMKDGNGAAYYSASKSINQVGQDIVGILVMPIVIATTAIPEGLLLAATITLAYSTKRMADEKALVRNLAACEAIGSITVICIDRSGAISDKSPKVEEFWLGQVKFKQKPPLIVLQLMHEGIGLNTTSEASSVLGEHQTQKAICTWASQELGMNLEQLKENCSMLDIESLDQQKKDGCIWIQRNGDNRVHIHMKGSVDEILALCTQYYEEDGVIKDISENARATFKRIVQEMKNNGLNCIAYAHATVSGLNQENFTLIGFLGLKDVFRHNISKVVRECQEARVHVKLITTEDVQKAKISALECGILSPNQTAVTDAIIEGEEFRSFTDQERLEKAEKYSVIAGASTSDKLLLLQCLKDFGHIVGVIGGDEELFEEAGVGFYLGIQESYSVKEKSDIIILGDSFDPIEKAMKWGRGVYNNIQIYAQFQLTATTASLVTDSVTTIFSGEPPAINIVTSISSGKIPFAALQLLWVKLVVGTLVVLALSVDNPAESLMQEMPVEKREPFITNILWRDIIGQALCQIIIILTIQFEGEATFKLSGTEKDTLIFNIFVLCQIFTIFNTVVIVELLKRFADTERLNWKQWRACIEIAMISWLVGWLLRRIPVPEKPYFSFLCSQK is encoded by the exons ATGCACCAAAGGCCCGTTTCCTTACCCGAATCCGCGCCGGAGGAAGacagcagcggcggcgtggAGCTCGCGCCGATGCTGAGGAAGCGCCACGTGCGGTGGCAAAAGCTTTCTATAGTTCTACGCAGCAGCAGGGCCTTCTATCAAGCAAGAAAGTACCAAGATGCATTCTTCACGACGTTTTCACGCTCCCCTTCTTACACAACAATTGATGTGGAAGAAGAGCAAGAAAGCTTCTCGAGGATCGACGTAGCGAGGCTCTCTAAGCTCGTGAGAGAGAGAAACCATGAGCAACTGGCTCGGTTTGGAGGGGTTCGAGGGTTGGCCTCTGAGCTCAAAACTGATGTCGACAAGGGGATTGAGTCTGAAGCTGAAGCTGTTTCCCTCCGCCGCCGAACTTTTGGTCCCAACACAATTCAGATGCCATCTCCGAAGATGTTAAGGATTGTGCTGGAAAGCTTCAAAGACCCAATCCTTGTTGTGTTATTCCTGGCTGCTTCACTATCCATGGGTTTTGGAATCAGAAAAGGGCTCAATGGAGTCATTGATGGGCTATCCATATATGTCTCTATACTCCTTGTAGTGGCTGCCATTTCTTTCAGCAATATCTGGCCAACAAGACAACTCCACACACTCTCCAAATCCAACATCCTTACTGATACCACCACTCTTGTCATAAGAGACGAAACAGAGCAACAGATTCCAGCAAACGAAGCTGTGGTGGGAGATCTCATTCACCTGCAGATTGGGGATCAAGTTCCAGCAGATGGATTGTACATAAAAGGGAATTCATTTCAAGTAAATGCAGAAATTAGACCTGATTATGATAACCCCTTCTTGCTGGCTGGAAGCAGAGTCACAAACGGTGATGCTCGGATGCTTGTCACTGCAGTGGGCACGGACACGAAATGGGCGGAGATGATGAGCCCTGCTGAAGATAAGACACCATTACAAGTGAAGCTTCATGAACTGACACAGAATATAGCCAAGATTGGATTAGGTGTTGCGTCAATTGTCCTCGTGATACAGCTGATTAAATACTTTACCGGGAAGATGAAGGATGGCAATGGAGCAGCTTATTATAGTGCAAGCAAGAGCATCAATCAAGTCGGGCAGGACATCGTTGGGATTCTGGTCATGCCGATAGTTATTGCAACAACTGCCATTCCAGAAGGTTTACTACTCGCGGCCACAATAACTCTTGCTTATTCAACCAAGAGAATGGCAGATGAGAAGGCACTAGTCAGAAATCTTGCAGCTTGTGAGGCAATTGGATCCATTACAGTGATCTGCATCGACAGGAGCGGTGCCATTTCAGACAAATCACCCAAGGTGGAAGAGTTTTGGCTGGGGCAGGTGAAGTTTAAGCAGAAACCCCCACTGATAGTTCTTCAACTAATGCATGAGGGAATCGGTCTGAATACAACCTCTGAAGCTTCATCTGTTCTTGGCGAGCACCAAACTCAAAAGGCGATTTGCACTTGGGCAAGTCAAGAACTGGGGATGAATCTAGAACAACTCAAGGAAAACTGTAGCATGCTCGATATTGAAAGCCTCGACCAACAGAAGAAAGATGGCTGCATTTGGATACAGAGAAACGGTGATAACAGAGTACACATTCACATGAAAGGATCAGTGGATGAGATTCTGGCTCTTTGCACTCAATATTATGAAGAAGATGGGGTAATCAAAGATATCAGTGAAAATGCGAGGGCAACATTCAAGAGAATTGTCCAGGAGATGAAGAATAATGGCCTCAACTGCATAGCGTATGCACACGCAACTGTTTCAGGGCTCAACCAAGAAAATTTCACATTGATAGGGTTTTTAGGTCTAAAGGATGTGTTTCGGCACAACATAAGCAAAGTTGTGAGAGAATGCCAAGAAGCCAGAGTGCACGTCAAACTGATCACAACAGAAGATGTCCAGAAGGCAAAGATATCGGCTCTAGAATGTGGCATACTCAGTCCTAATCAAACAGCAGTCACAGATGCCATCATTGAAGGCGAAGAATTTAGAAGCTTTACTGATCAAGAGAGATTGGAGAAGGCAGAAAAGTATAGTGTGATTGCTGGAGCCTCTACTTCAGACAAGCTTCTGCTGTTACAATGCCTGAAAGATTTCGGCCATATAGTAGGAGTTATTGGAGGCGATGAAGAACTTTTCGAGGAAGCTGGTGTGGGTTTCTATCTTGGAATCCAAGAATCTTATTCCGTGAAGGAAAAGTCAGATATTATCATCTTGGGTGATAGTTTTGATCCCATAGAAAAAGCTATGAAGTGGGGAAGAGGCGTATACAACAACATCCAGATATATGCACAATTCCAGCTCACAGCTACAACGGCCTCTCTGGTGACGGACTCTGTGACTACAATTTTTTCAGGAGAACCCCCAGCAATCAACATAGTTACATCCATTTCATCTGGTAAGATTCCATTTGCAGCTCTCCAACTACTGTGGGTAAAGTTGGTAGTAGGCACATTAGTTGTTTTAGCTCTTTCAGTCGATAATCCTGCTGAAAGCCTTATGCAAGAGATGCCTGTAGAAAAAAGGGAACCATTTATAACCAACATATTATGGAGGGACATCATAGGACAAGCTCTATGCCAAATCATTATCATACTTACCATACAGTTCGAGGGTGAAGCAACTTTCAAACTAAGTGGCACAGAAAAGGATACTTTGATTTTCAACATCTTTGTCCTCTGCCAAATCTTCACCATATTCAACACG GTTGTTATTGTGGAGTTGTTGAAAAGGTTTGCAGATACAGAGAGGCTCAACTGGAAGCAATGGCGCGCATGCATCGAAATTGCCATGATATCTTGGCTGGTAGGTTGGTTATTGAGAAGGATACCTGTTCCTGAGAAGCCTTACTTCAGCTTTCTCTGTAGCCAAAAATAA
- the LOC130991360 gene encoding putative calcium-transporting ATPase 13, plasma membrane-type isoform X2, with translation MHQRPVSLPESAPEEDSSGGVELAPMLRKRHVRWQKLSIVLRSSRAFYQARKYQDAFFTTFSRSPSYTTIDVEEEQESFSRIDVARLSKLVRERNHEQLARFGGVRGLASELKTDVDKGIESEAEAVSLRRRTFGPNTIQMPSPKMLRIVLESFKDPILVVLFLAASLSMGFGIRKGLNGVIDGLSIYVSILLVVAAISFSNIWPTRQLHTLSKSNILTDTTTLVIRDETEQQIPANEAVVGDLIHLQIGDQVPADGLYIKGNSFQVNAEIRPDYDNPFLLAGSRVTNGDARMLVTAVGTDTKWAEMMSPAEDKTPLQVKLHELTQNIAKIGLGVASIVLVIQLIKYFTGKMKDGNGAAYYSASKSINQVGQDIVGILVMPIVIATTAIPEGLLLAATITLAYSTKRMADEKALVRNLAACEAIGSITVICIDRSGAISDKSPKVEEFWLGQVKFKQKPPLIVLQLMHEGIGLNTTSEASSVLGEHQTQKAICTWASQELGMNLEQLKENCSMLDIESLDQQKKDGCIWIQRNGDNRVHIHMKGSVDEILALCTQYYEEDGVIKDISENARATFKRIVQEMKNNGLNCIAYAHATVSGLNQENFTLIGFLGLKDVFRHNISKVVRECQEARVHVKLITTEDVQKAKISALECGILSPNQTAVTDAIIEGEEFRSFTDQERLEKAEKYSVIAGASTSDKLLLLQCLKDFGHIVGVIGGDEELFEEAGVGFYLGIQESYSVKEKSDIIILGDSFDPIEKAMKWGRGVYNNIQIYAQFQLTATTASLVTDSVTTIFSGEPPAINIVTSISSGCYCGVVEKVCRYREAQLEAMARMHRNCHDILAGRLVIEKDTCS, from the exons ATGCACCAAAGGCCCGTTTCCTTACCCGAATCCGCGCCGGAGGAAGacagcagcggcggcgtggAGCTCGCGCCGATGCTGAGGAAGCGCCACGTGCGGTGGCAAAAGCTTTCTATAGTTCTACGCAGCAGCAGGGCCTTCTATCAAGCAAGAAAGTACCAAGATGCATTCTTCACGACGTTTTCACGCTCCCCTTCTTACACAACAATTGATGTGGAAGAAGAGCAAGAAAGCTTCTCGAGGATCGACGTAGCGAGGCTCTCTAAGCTCGTGAGAGAGAGAAACCATGAGCAACTGGCTCGGTTTGGAGGGGTTCGAGGGTTGGCCTCTGAGCTCAAAACTGATGTCGACAAGGGGATTGAGTCTGAAGCTGAAGCTGTTTCCCTCCGCCGCCGAACTTTTGGTCCCAACACAATTCAGATGCCATCTCCGAAGATGTTAAGGATTGTGCTGGAAAGCTTCAAAGACCCAATCCTTGTTGTGTTATTCCTGGCTGCTTCACTATCCATGGGTTTTGGAATCAGAAAAGGGCTCAATGGAGTCATTGATGGGCTATCCATATATGTCTCTATACTCCTTGTAGTGGCTGCCATTTCTTTCAGCAATATCTGGCCAACAAGACAACTCCACACACTCTCCAAATCCAACATCCTTACTGATACCACCACTCTTGTCATAAGAGACGAAACAGAGCAACAGATTCCAGCAAACGAAGCTGTGGTGGGAGATCTCATTCACCTGCAGATTGGGGATCAAGTTCCAGCAGATGGATTGTACATAAAAGGGAATTCATTTCAAGTAAATGCAGAAATTAGACCTGATTATGATAACCCCTTCTTGCTGGCTGGAAGCAGAGTCACAAACGGTGATGCTCGGATGCTTGTCACTGCAGTGGGCACGGACACGAAATGGGCGGAGATGATGAGCCCTGCTGAAGATAAGACACCATTACAAGTGAAGCTTCATGAACTGACACAGAATATAGCCAAGATTGGATTAGGTGTTGCGTCAATTGTCCTCGTGATACAGCTGATTAAATACTTTACCGGGAAGATGAAGGATGGCAATGGAGCAGCTTATTATAGTGCAAGCAAGAGCATCAATCAAGTCGGGCAGGACATCGTTGGGATTCTGGTCATGCCGATAGTTATTGCAACAACTGCCATTCCAGAAGGTTTACTACTCGCGGCCACAATAACTCTTGCTTATTCAACCAAGAGAATGGCAGATGAGAAGGCACTAGTCAGAAATCTTGCAGCTTGTGAGGCAATTGGATCCATTACAGTGATCTGCATCGACAGGAGCGGTGCCATTTCAGACAAATCACCCAAGGTGGAAGAGTTTTGGCTGGGGCAGGTGAAGTTTAAGCAGAAACCCCCACTGATAGTTCTTCAACTAATGCATGAGGGAATCGGTCTGAATACAACCTCTGAAGCTTCATCTGTTCTTGGCGAGCACCAAACTCAAAAGGCGATTTGCACTTGGGCAAGTCAAGAACTGGGGATGAATCTAGAACAACTCAAGGAAAACTGTAGCATGCTCGATATTGAAAGCCTCGACCAACAGAAGAAAGATGGCTGCATTTGGATACAGAGAAACGGTGATAACAGAGTACACATTCACATGAAAGGATCAGTGGATGAGATTCTGGCTCTTTGCACTCAATATTATGAAGAAGATGGGGTAATCAAAGATATCAGTGAAAATGCGAGGGCAACATTCAAGAGAATTGTCCAGGAGATGAAGAATAATGGCCTCAACTGCATAGCGTATGCACACGCAACTGTTTCAGGGCTCAACCAAGAAAATTTCACATTGATAGGGTTTTTAGGTCTAAAGGATGTGTTTCGGCACAACATAAGCAAAGTTGTGAGAGAATGCCAAGAAGCCAGAGTGCACGTCAAACTGATCACAACAGAAGATGTCCAGAAGGCAAAGATATCGGCTCTAGAATGTGGCATACTCAGTCCTAATCAAACAGCAGTCACAGATGCCATCATTGAAGGCGAAGAATTTAGAAGCTTTACTGATCAAGAGAGATTGGAGAAGGCAGAAAAGTATAGTGTGATTGCTGGAGCCTCTACTTCAGACAAGCTTCTGCTGTTACAATGCCTGAAAGATTTCGGCCATATAGTAGGAGTTATTGGAGGCGATGAAGAACTTTTCGAGGAAGCTGGTGTGGGTTTCTATCTTGGAATCCAAGAATCTTATTCCGTGAAGGAAAAGTCAGATATTATCATCTTGGGTGATAGTTTTGATCCCATAGAAAAAGCTATGAAGTGGGGAAGAGGCGTATACAACAACATCCAGATATATGCACAATTCCAGCTCACAGCTACAACGGCCTCTCTGGTGACGGACTCTGTGACTACAATTTTTTCAGGAGAACCCCCAGCAATCAACATAGTTACATCCATTTCATCTG GTTGTTATTGTGGAGTTGTTGAAAAGGTTTGCAGATACAGAGAGGCTCAACTGGAAGCAATGGCGCGCATGCATCGAAATTGCCATGATATCTTGGCTGGTAGGTTGGTTATTGAGAAGGATACCTGTTCCTGA
- the LOC130991363 gene encoding putative calcium-transporting ATPase 13, plasma membrane-type, producing MSAIIHTTPPCMELLLLSDHLHASVNLNRKRWRKAFAAVYCSRAFLKHFPLSTIAIDVVDHAHNHDHHFPGLNRSALNHLVKNKNRRHLSELGGSRGVAASLETDPHLGITGDQRDLAARHEAFGKNTYPSPPAKTLLHFTLEALKDPTILILLACAALSLGFGIKENGPKEGWYDGGSIFVAVFLVVAVSAASNFKQSRQFDKLSEVSSNILVQVVRNGRRQEVSIHDVVVGDVVVLNIGDQVPADGLFLEGHSLQVDESQMTGESDGVEVDSEVNPFIFSGTKVADGYGKMVVTAVGMDTLWGEMMSTISRDADEQTPLQSRLNGLTSSIGKLGLAVAFLVLSVLLIRYFTGNTEDENGEREFRKGETKADDVINSVLGIIAAAVTIVVVAIPEGLPLAVTLTLAFSMKRMMADQAMVRKLSACETMGSATTICTDKTGTLTLNKMKVTKFWLGKELFEGGGLMGRYVVELLHHGVGLNTTGGVYGAGEGLEFSGSPTEKAILSWAVVELSMDMEEVRRGCEVLHVEAFNSEKKRSGVLLKKFGDGEIEIHVHWKGAAEMILAMCSHYYDFEGNIKDLNDEERNELNHIIQGMAASSLRCIAFAHKQISECDQANLEKKKIQENGLILLGLVGLKDPCRPGVRKAVQDCRGAGVAVKMITGDNVFTATAIATECGILEADQENINECVVDGAEFRGYTDEERMERVEAIRVMARASPFDKLLVVQCLRRKGHVVAVTGDGTNDAPALKEADIGLSMGIQGTEVAKQSSDIVIMDDNFASVVTVLRWGRCVYNNIQKFIQFQLTVNVAALTINFVAAVSAGEVPLTAVQLLWVNLIMDTLGALALATEKPTRELMERRPVGRSEALITNVMWRNLTAQAAYQIAVLLVLQFRGVALLRVSRGANETMIFNAFVLCQVFNEFNARKMERRNVFEGLHRNKVFVGIVGVTLVLQVVMVEFLNKFADTERLDLGQWGICVGIAAAAWPIAWVVKLVPVPERPFFNYFGFKKWTKRAF from the coding sequence ATGTCTGCAATCATTCACACAACCCCACCATGcatggagctgctgctgctgtccgATCATCTCCATGCATCCGTCAATCTCAACAGAAAGCGGTGGCGCAAGGCCTTCGCCGCCGTCTACTGCTCCCGAGCCTTCCTCAAACACTTCCCATTATCAACAATCGCCATTGATGTCGTCGATCACGCTCACAATCATGATCATCATTTCCCCGGCCTCAATCGCTCAGCCCTCAACCACCTCGTCAAGAACAAAAACCGCCGCCATCTCTCAGAGCTCGGCGGCTCTCGAGGCGTCGCCGCCTCGCTCGAAACAGACCCCCACCTCGGAATAACCGGCGATCAGCGCGACCTCGCCGCGAGACACGAAGCCTTCGGTAAAAACACATATCCCTCGCCGCCGGCGAAAACCCTCCTCCATTTCACACTCGAAGCTCTCAAGGATCCAACCATCTTAATCCTCCTCGCCTGCGCCGCCCTCTCCCTCGGCTTCGGCATCAAGGAGAACGGCCCCAAGGAAGGCTGGTACGACGGCGGGAGCATATTCGTCGCCGTGTTCCTCGTCGTCGCCGTCTCCGCCGCCAGCAACTTCAAGCAGAGCCGGCAGTTCGACAAGCTCTCCGAAGTCAGCAGCAACATTTTAGTACAAGTGGTGAGGAATGGGAGACGACAAGAAGTCTCAATCCACGACGTCGTCGTGGGCGACGTCGTGGTCTTGAACATCGGGGATCAAGTCCCCGCCGACGGCCTCTTCCTAGAAGGGCATTCTTTACAGGTAGACGAGTCGCAGATGACTGGGGAGAGCGACGGCGTGGAGGTCGACAGCGAGGTTAACCCCTTCATCTTCTCCGGCACTAAGGTGGCCGACGGCTACGGCAAGATGGTGGTGACGGCCGTCGGGATGGACACGCTGTGGGGGGAGATGATGAGCACGATAAGCCGGGATGCAGACGAGCAGACGCCGTTGCAGAGCCGCCTCAACGGGCTCACCTCCTCGATAGGGAAGCTCGGGTTGGCCGTGGCGTTTCTAGTTCTTTCTGTGTTGCTGATTCGATACTTCACCGGAAATACAGAGGATGAGAATGGGGAGAGAGAGTTCAGAAAAGGAGAGACTAAAGCAGACGATGTGATCAACTCTGTTTTAGGGATTATTGCAGCTGCGGTCACCATTGTAGTTGTTGCTATACCGGAAGGTTTGCCTTTGGCTGTGACACTAACTCTTGCATTTTCCATGAAGAGGATGATGGCTGATCAGGCTATGGTGAGGAAGCTCTCTGCTTGCGAGACGATGGGCTCTGCTACGACGATTTGCACGGACAAAACGGGGACTCTCACGCTCAATAAGATGAAGGTGACAAAGTTCTGGTTAGGGAAGGAGTTGTTTGAAGGTGGTGGTTTGATGGGTAGGTATGTCGTTGAGCTGCTCCATCACGGCGTCGGCCTCAACACGACGGGTGGGGTTTACGGGGCAGGGGAGGGCCTCGAGTTCTCTGGCAGCCCGACTGAGAAGGCGATCCTGTCGTGGGCCGTGGTGGAGCTGAGCATGGACATGGAGGAGGTGAGGAGAGGGTGTGAAGTTCTTCATGTTGAAGCATTCAATTCGGAGAAGAAGAGAAGTGGTGTTTTGTTGAAGAAGTTTGGAGATGGTGAGATTGAGATTCATGTGCATTGGAAAGGAGCTGCAGAGATGATCCTTGCAATGTGCTCACACTACTATGATTTCGAAGGTAACATCAAAGATTTGAACGATGAAGAAAGGAATGAATTGAATCACATCATTCAAGGCATGGCTGCTTCTAGCCTTAGGTGTATTGCATTTGCACATAAACAGATCTCCGAGTGTGATCAGGCCAATCTAGAAAAGAAGAAAATCCAAGAAAATGGATTGATTCTACTAGGCTTAGTAGGGTTGAAAGATCCGTGCCGGCCGGGGGTGAGGAAGGCGGTGCAGGACTGCCGTGGCGCGGGCGTGGCCGTGAAGATGATCACGGGCGACAACGTGTTCACGGCCACGGCCATCGCCACGGAGTGCGGGATCCTCGAGGCGGATcaagaaaatattaatgaaTGTGTGGTGGACGGAGCCGAGTTCCGGGGCTACACAGACGAGGAGCGAATGGAGAGGGTCGAGGCCATCCGCGTGATGGCCAGGGCCTCTCCGTTCGACAAGCTCCTCGTCGTGCAGTGCCTGAGGAGGAAGGGCCACGTGGTGGCCGTGACGGGCGACGGCACGAACGACGCGCCGGCGCTGAAGGAGGCGGACATAGGGCTGTCCATGGGGATTCAAGGAACAGAGGTGGCGAAACAGAGCTCTGATATAGTGATCATGGATGACAACTTTGCTTCTGTTGTGACAGTTTTGAGATGGGGGAGATGTGTGTATAATAACATACAGAAGTTTATTCAGTTCCAGCTCACGGTGAATGTGGCGGCGCTGACGATCAACTTCGTGGCGGCGGTCTCGGCAGGGGAGGTGCCGCTGACGGCGGTGCAGCTGCTGTGGGTGAACCTGATCATGGACACGCTCGGGGCGCTGGCCCTCGCCACGGAGAAGCCGACGAGGGAGCTCATGGAGAGGCGGCCGGTGGGGCGGTCGGAGGCGTTGATCACCAACGTGATGTGGAGGAATCTGACGGCTCAGGCGGCGTACCAGATAGCCGTGCTGCTGGTGCTGCAGTTCCGGGGGGTGGCGCTGCTCCGGGTGAGCCGGGGGGCGAACGAGACGATGATCTTCAACGCGTTCGTGCTGTGCCAGGTGTTCAACGAGTTCAATGCGAGGAAGATGGAGAGGAGGAATGTGTTTGAAGGGTTGCATAGGAATAAGGTGTTTGTGGGGATTGTGGGAGTCACATTGGTTTTGCAAGTGGTGATGGTGGAGTTCTTGAACAAGTTTGCTGATACAGAGAGGTTGGATTTGGGGCAGTGGGGGATCTGTGTGGGGATTGCAGCTGCTGCTTGGCCTATTGCTTGGGTTGTGAAGCTCGTGCCGGTGCCGGAGAGGCCGTTTTTCAATTATTTCGGTTTCAAGAAGTGGACGAAACGCGCCTTCTAG
- the LOC130991364 gene encoding uncharacterized protein LOC130991364, with product MFSVAQTMGSALCCKCGIEMPPNAANMCANCLRSEVDITEGLQRHTNIHHCPQCERYQQPPGTWIKAELESNELLALCLKSLKKLNTVRVVDVGFIWTEPHSKRIRIKLRVQKEVLVGAVLEQAYTVEYTVQDHLCELCVRARANPDQWEAVVQLRQHVPHRRTFFYLEQLILKHDAAKDAVRIKQMEQGIDFFFRKENHAVKFVDFVGKVAPIDEVKRENHRLVSHDTKSNRSNSKYAFSVVISPVCREDLICLPPEVSARLGNLGPLMICHKVSSSIALLDPFTLKQCFLDAKQYGRSSLQPLLSSRQLTEYIVLDVEPVSSEGGSRWYALADAHVARVSDFGKNDRCFIVRTHLGNRLSPGDYALGYDLYGANVNDIELERSYKSVDIPDVILIKKSYGEKRSRSWKLKSLDMEVDDGAEEKMNSEYEHFLRDIEENPDLRFNLSLYDDDGEEVALEEMLADLDLAHHESRDDMEE from the coding sequence ATGTTTAGTGTGGCACAGACGATGGGCAGTGCGTTATGCTGCAAGTGCGGCATCGAAATGCCACCAAACGCTGCAAACATGTGTGCCAACTGCCTCCGCTCCGAAGTCGACATAACGGAGGGCCTTCAGAGGCACACAAACATCCACCATTGCCCCCAATGCGAACGCTACCAGCAGCCTCCCGGCACTTGGATCAAAGCAGAGCTCGAGTCGAATGAGCTTCTCGCGCTCTGcttgaagagcctcaagaaacTCAACACTGTCCGTGTGGTTGATGTAGGATTCATTTGGACCGAGCCTCACTCCAAGAGGATCAGGATCAAGTTGAGGGTCCAGAAAGAGGTTCTCGTTGGAGCCGTGCTCGAGCAAGCTTACACGGTTGAATACACCGTGCAGGATCACCTCTGTGAACTCTGCGTTAGGGCTCGGGCTAATCCGGATCAGTGGGAGGCCGTGGTGCAGCTGCGCCAGCACGTTCCTCACAGGCGCACGTTCTTCTACTTGGAGCAGCTTATCCTCAAACACGACGCTGCCAAAGATGCCGTCAGAATCAAGCAGATGGAACAGGGGATTGATTTCTTCTTTCGTAAGGAGAATCATGCTGTCAAGTTTGTAGACTTCGTCGGTAAAGTAGCTCCGATTGATGAAGTGAAAAGGGAAAACCACCGGCTCGTGTCTCACGATACGAAGAGCAATCGCAGCAATTCCAAGTATGCTTTCTCTGTTGTGATCAGCCCTGTTTGTCGCGAGGATCTGATCTGCCTCCCGCCTGAAGTTTCTGCTCGTTTGGGGAATCTCGGGCCGCTGATGATCTGCCATAAAGTAAGCAGCAGTATAGCTCTGTTGGATCCATTCACCCTTAAGCAATGCTTCCTAGATGCTAAGCAGTATGGGAGATCATCGTTGCAGCCCTTACTGTCGAGCAGGCAGCTAACGGAGTACATAGTTCTAGACGTTGAGCCGGTTTCTTCTGAAGGCGGCTCAAGGTGGTACGCCTTGGCTGATGCTCATGTGGCTCGTGTATCGGATTTTGGGAAGAACGATAGGTGTTTCATCGTGAGAACGCATCTGGGGAATCGCTTGAGCCCCGGGGACTATGCTCTTGGTTATGACCTTTATGGTGCCAATGTTAATGATATTGAATTAGAGAGATCATACAAAAGTGTTGACATTCCAGATGTGATACTGATTAAGAAGAGCTATGGGGAAAAGAGGTCGCGTTCGTGGAAGCTCAAGTCTCTCGACATGGAGGTCGACGATGGTGCCGAGGAGAAGATGAACTCGGAGTATGAACACTTCTTGAGAGATATCGAGGAAAATCCTGATTTGAGATTCAATCTCTCGCTCTACGACGACGATGGCGAGGAAGTTGCTTTGGAGGAGATGCTAGCGGATCTCGACCTAGCTCATCACGAATCTCGTGATGATATGGAAGAGTAA